A segment of the Panacibacter ginsenosidivorans genome:
GAGCCCGATGAAGAAATACAGGATCTGCTGAAAGCAAGTAAGGGGCTTAATCTTGCACTGCATTTTCTTTCAGGCGCTTTCACATTTGATCCTGCAGTAACGCGTATTGATGCAAAGCTTGCTTCTGCCATTGTGTGGCTTGATTGTTTTATCACCAACGTAGACCGCACTGCACGTAATACAAATATGCTAAGCTGGAGAAATGAATTATGGCTGATCGATCATGGTGCGTCGCTTTATTTTCATCATTCATGGACGAACCCCGAAGAACAGGCTAAGAAACCTTTTGCACAAATAAAAGATCATGTGTTATTACATTTGGCTGCAGAACTTGATGCTACAGACAAATTATTTCATGATATACTTAGTGCAGAAAAACTAAAAACAATCGTTGATCTTGTACCTGCTGAATGGTTACTGGATGAATCATCGAATTTATCTGAACCAGAAAAACGTGCAGGCTATTTATTGTTCTTAACAACACGTCTTAACTTTTCCGGGAATTTTGTTAAAGAAGCAAAACATGCAAGAGAAGCAATTATTTGAATATGCTGTTATACGCGTTGTGCCTTGTGTAGAGCGTGAAGAGTTCATCAACGCCGGCGTTGTAGTGTATTGTGCTGCGCAAAATTTTTTGCAGGCTGTTGTTGGTTTGAATGAAGAAAGGTTTCTCTCTTTATCAACAGAGCTTGATATAGATGAAGTACAAAAAAGACTTAAAGCCTTTGTACAAATTGCTGCCGGCGTTAAAGAAGGAGGAACAATCGCAACATTACCCATTGCTTCCAGATTTCGGTGGTTGACAGCTACAAGAAGTACCATTGTTCAAACTTCTGCAGTTCATCCGGGTCTTTGTACAGATGCAAAAGAAACATTGATGAAATTATATGAGCAACTGGTTGTATAAAGCAACCAGTGGAATAAAGAATAAATTGTACAAGAGTGCGACGCAACAATGCTTAATTAAACTCCTATTGTTTGGCAAAAAATATAATAAAATAACTTTCATACTAAACGAGAAAAGCTGGTTTAATAACCAGCTTTTCTTTTAAGAGTTTAGGATTATAGTAATTTCAATTCTTTCTTATATACAACACCATTTGCTGTAACGGAAATAAAATAAATACCCGGTCTGTTTCCAATTTCAGAACGAAGTATTGTTACCGACACGTTGTTGGCCTGCTTTTGATAAACAACTCTTCCTGATTGATCTATTATACTTATGTTAGACATAATTTTTTTGTTTTGTAAAGAAACTGTAAACCGATCTGAAGCTGGGTTGGGGTAAACAGATAATAAGGAATTTGTTGTCTTATTTGTTAATGTTTGTTTCATAGGTCCGGCAACTTTTTCTACCTCTACCAATGCAACGATATCTTCTTCAGGCGTTACACCACCTGTATACTGTGTTTGAATAAAAAAATCGCTTGCAAATGCGCAGGAATTCACAAAATAAGATGCAGGAATTACTTGTGAAACATACTGTTTCCATGTAGGAGAGGCTGCATTTGACTTTTGAATATTTTCTATAACTATCGCACCTGATGCATCTTTGTATTTTAAATAAAATTTATTGCTGCCCTTATCAAGATAAGTAATAGTTATTTTAATATTTCCGGTATATCCTGA
Coding sequences within it:
- a CDS encoding HipA family kinase, coding for MNVSPPELRTVNVTRYVTPLREGGSLPAIAEADDGFMYVLKFRGAGQGVKALIAELIGGELARALGFKVPEIVFANLDEAFGRTEPDEEIQDLLKASKGLNLALHFLSGAFTFDPAVTRIDAKLASAIVWLDCFITNVDRTARNTNMLSWRNELWLIDHGASLYFHHSWTNPEEQAKKPFAQIKDHVLLHLAAELDATDKLFHDILSAEKLKTIVDLVPAEWLLDESSNLSEPEKRAGYLLFLTTRLNFSGNFVKEAKHAREAII
- a CDS encoding DUF3037 domain-containing protein, which gives rise to MQEKQLFEYAVIRVVPCVEREEFINAGVVVYCAAQNFLQAVVGLNEERFLSLSTELDIDEVQKRLKAFVQIAAGVKEGGTIATLPIASRFRWLTATRSTIVQTSAVHPGLCTDAKETLMKLYEQLVV